The following nucleotide sequence is from Halobacillus mangrovi.
CTTCCCCCAAAGAGTGCCCAGTTCATTTATGATTCAATCCAATCCACTGAAAAAACCCTCCACTTTCTGCCTCAATCCAAGCATATGGTCTGCCACGGTCCCGAGCAGTCAGACTTGCTGCATCTTGTTTGTGAGTTTTTAGAAGTGGATCAAACACTTAGCAGCTGAATTCTAAGAAACCGGCACTTATCCTTTAAGGGTAAGCGCCGGTTTCTTTTTTTAATAAGCCCCTTGGGAGTACGTAAACTCATAACTATGCGTGTAAATTTCAAAGATATTTCCGAAAGGATCTTCAACATACACCATCTTATATGGTTTCTCACCCGGATAGTATTCTCGAATCGGCATGCGCTGTTTTCCACCATGTTGTTTAACCTTCTCAACCATCCCCTCGATATCGGGGTCTTGAATACAGAAGTGGAAGATTCCTGTTTTCCAGTATTCAAAGTTATTTTCAGGTTGTTCATTATGTGGAAATTCAAACAGTTCAATTCCGATTTTATCTCCTGTCGCTAAGTGAGCAATGCGGAAAGTTTCCCAGTCATCCCCAAATACGTCCCGGCACATTTGTCCGACTGGCGTATCATCGTTCTCCACTTCGGATGGCTCCATTATTGTATACCAACCGAATACCTCCGTGTAAAATTTCACTGCTGCGTCTAAATCAGGGACAGATAGTCCAATATGAGAAAAAGCTCTTGGATATGGTATCATCGTTTTATTCCTCCTAGATAGGATTTGACTTCATTATAAAGATGAAGTGCTCTCCATGTAAGAATGCACTTTTTTGTGAGAAACTATCTTAGAGGTAAGAAAGGACGGATTAATCATGAGTACACCTACAGATGAACATGGTAAACTGAAGTGCTCAATTGAATATACATTGAAAAAAATCGGAGGAAAATGGAAGACGGTAATTTTGTGGCACTTAGGTATAGATGGGACACTAAGATATAACGAAATCAGAAGACTGCTTCCCGGTGTTACCCATAAAGTGCTGACCCAGCAGCTAAAAGAACTAGAAGAAGATGGACTTGTAAGCCGAAAACAGTATGAGACGATCCCGCCAAAAGTTGAATATTCGATGACGGCTAAAGGAGAGACGTTAATGCCAATACTTGAATTGATGCATGAGTGGGGATCCGACCATCAGGAAAATGTATAAATCATAGAAAAAAGCCGTGATGGATTACAAAACCAAACACGGCTTTTCTATGTACACTCTCAAAAGGCGATTTGACCAAGCTAAAAATTAAAACTGGTTACCTATCAATTGGGCAAAATAATTAGTGGTGAATCTCTAAGAAATGCTCCAATGGGTGCCATTTCCCTTCCACTCACTATCATTACTAGTTCCATTTCATATCTGTTTCTGTCATCCACAAATCTACTTCTTCCAACCGAGTCAGACGCCTCGTATATTTCTTTCTCTTGAAAATAAAGAGATCATTTCTAAAAAAATAGTAGAATTAAAAACAGGATTCGTTAGAAAATGATGTCATCTATGTTGTCTCCGTGTTTGAGCAACAGTCGGGGGAAACTAGCAGCTCCTCTGTTGGTGGTTACGGATCAAACGAATTTGTCCGCGGTGATTCAGCTCATCCTCAAACACATGGAACCAGCGGAAGTAATTATTGGCTTTATGATTGGGGCCAAATGGAGAAATCTCATCCAACCACGCATCATCTTTTTCTTTAAAACGTCTTTGCATTTCTTCACGTACCTGCTGAAGCTGATTTAGATAAAAATCAAGCTCTCTGCCATGCATGACCTCATGGGCTTTTTCACCGAGCGTTAGACCAAGTTCAATTTTATGTAACTCTTCTTCATTTGGGTCTCGACCTTCAAACGTGATGATTTGATAGACTTCCTCGACACAGGCCATATGGTGCAAAAGGCACCCGATAGAATTCCCTTGCCCATTCACACGATAATCCAGCTGAGAAATCGTTAGCGCCTGGACCGCTTCGATCGTTGTCATTCTTGTATATTCCATCATCGAAAGTACACGGCCTATATTCGGTGTGTACCCCTCTTTTGACTGGATGATAAACTTTTCATGATCAGTAAATGGCATAGACATCCTCCCCCTTATTTTAAAATTTTCCATAACCTAGCATTTCACAATTTCCATTATTTCACAACTACATTTTCTAAAACACTCAATAACTTTTGTTTTCAGGAATAAGGATGACATTTCCTGTAATTTCAACGAGCATTCTATTGAAAAAGAATAGAGACTATGGTTTTATAGTATAGGAAATCAACCTTGTCAGAAGGTTATTAATACGCATATAAAACCATCTACTAATGAATACGTTTTATCAATATAATAGATTCATTAAATGCTCGTTGTAATTAGAGAATCACCATCTTGATAAGGGAATATGGGTACATTACACAGGAGGAAGCCACATGGGGAAACAGGCAGAGTTGATAGGTGAAAAAATTGTTAACAATCGATTCGAGATTACTACACTCGCTTTGGATTTGAGAATGGAAGAAGATCCGGACCTTGTTAAAAAGATAAAATCCAGAAAGTATCTCTCTCTCACTGAGCAAGAAGCACAAGAGTTTGGCAGTACCATCGTTAAATATTTGGGAGAAGCTGTATATGGTGATGAAAAGCTCTATTTTGACCTTATTACAGAATGGAGTAAAAAAGCGGGAGAAATCGCTGTATTGGAAAATATCCCTCTTGAAGAATCCCTGGATGGACTGCGTTTTTTCAGGAAAGCCATTCTAAAAACAATTAAGCAGGAAGCTGATCAGTCTTCGATTACCATTGATGAAGTTATTGACGCAATCTCCATCATTGATCCTCTCATAGACCGGTGCATTTATAGTTACAGCCGCGTCTATTTGGATGAGCATAAGAATGAAATGACTAAAGCCTATGCCAATATCCAAGAACTGCTTATGCCTATTGTTCCAATTACAAACGGCATCGCTGTTCTTCCTATCATCGGCGAAATGAATGAAGAGCGATCTCAATACATCCTTGAGAAAACATTAGAGGAAAGTAAACGGCTGCAGTTAAGCCATTTAATTATTGACCTTTCTGGTATAGCCATCATTGATACGATGGTAGCACATAATTTAAATTCCATATTTAACGCGTTGAAATTGCTTGGTGTACAGCCTATCTTGACAGGAATGCGTGCCGAACTCACTCAAACTGTGATATCTCTAGGTATTAACTTCAAAGCCATCGCTACGTTCAGAAGCTTGCAAATGGCCTTGGAATCAATTGGTTTTGTACAGGATCCAGCTTTTATCAGATTTTAATTCTTTCTAATAGAACCACTCCAAATAATAGAAGAAGCTGAAAGATAAGACTTTCAGCTTCTTTACTAACTAAAACAAGTTTGGATTTATCATCTCCGGAATATAGAACGCGACTCCTGGAATAAAGGCCACGACCAGTAATACAACAACGACTACTGTAATATAAGGAACAACCGATTTAAATGATCGCTCAATAGGAAGCTTTCCTATTTTAGCGGCAAGTAATAAACACAGACCATATGGTGGTGTAACCAGACCGACAGCAAGTGTCATGATTGTAACGATTCCCAATAGTATTGGACTGATATCAAAGCTTAGTGCCACCGGTAAAATCACTGGAATGAATAGAATCATAGCCGGAATCGCATCCATGAATGTCCCTACAAACAGGAAGAATGCAATGATAATCAGTAAGAAGATCCATTTGCTGTCGATATTGTTTGCGAAAAATTGCTCAGCCCATGCTGAAAGCTGGTAATAACTCATCAATTCACCAAGAGCGTTAGCCGCAGCTAGTGCAAAGAGAGATAAAGAGCTAAGCGTCAATGTATCTACGAAAATCTTAGGAAAGTCTTTCACTTTCAATGTTTTATAGTAGAACATTCCGACAATGACCGTATAAAGCGATGCAAAGGCTGCTGCTTCTGTGGCTGTAAAAATCCCTGTAATGATACCACCGATTAAGATGACAGGTGTCATTAAAGCTGGAATGGCATCTAAGAATTGCTTAAAGAAGTTTTTCAAAGACGCTTTCTGATAGGTTGGGTAGCCTTTTTTTAAAGCAAGATAATAAACGATGGCCATCATACTTAATCCAACGAGAACTCCAGGGATAATTCCAACTAAGAATAACGCTCCAACCGATACGTTCGTCAGCCCTGCATAGATGATCATAGGTATACTTGGCGGGATAATAACGCCAATGGTAGATGAAGCTGCTGTGATGCCAACCGCTGTTCCCGTATCATATCCCTGTTTTTTCATATTCGGTATTAAAATTTTCCCTACCCCTGCTGTATCCGCTTGAGATGCGCCTGATACACCGGCAAACAACATCGAAACAAGGATGTTTGCGTGCGCCAGTCCACCTCGAATATGTCCAACAATAGACAACGAAAAGTCGATCAGCTTTTGTGAAATCTGTCCACTGTTCATTAAGTTTGCAGCAAGGATGAAAAGCGGGACGGCTAATAGAACGAAGGAGTCCAATCCATTTAGCATTTTAACCGGGACCGTGACTTCCGGAATGTATGGCACATTAATAATTCCAATCATAGCTACTATACCGATGACAAAAGCAATCGGAATGCCAATGAGCATTAGTAGTATAAATAAACCGACTAGAATAGGACCAATCATTCTGCAACCTCCTTCGTATTGAAATTTCGGACGTTTCTATAAATGTGAGCCAACGTATAAATTACCATTGTGCCCCCCATGATAGGAACAGATATCCAAACATATCCCATTTTCAATTGCGGCAGGGAAACCCAATTGTAGTTCCAGAAACTCTGAACGGCTTCTATGCCAAAGTAAAAGATTGCAAAACTAAATACGAGTAGAATAATATCATTAATCAAATAGAGACTGTCTTTACCCTTTCCTTTCAGCTTCTTCAAAAGGAAGTCGAATTGAAAGTGTTCTCTTCTATTCAGCATGACAGATGCTCCCATAAACACAGACCAAATAAACGAATAGGTAGCCACTTCCTCTGTCCAAACAGCAGATACCCCCATGAATCTAGTAACAACTTGTATGACAATCGTTATAAAGAAAGTCAAAAGAAATAGAACACCGATCGTCAATTGTATTTTTTCGAGTAGTTTAATCAACATGCTCGTACAACCTCCTCTTCAAGAAGATGAAAGGGAAGGACACACGGTTTAGGGCGTGTCCTCGCCATACCTTCTGATTATTTCATTTCTCTGATCTTCTCTAGCATATCTGTTACACCGACTTCTTCAGCTGTTTTATCCTGGATTGGTTTTGCTAGGTCGATGAACGGCTGACGGTCAATTTGATTGACTTCTGCTCCTTCGTCAATCGCTTTTTGCTTGTACTCTTCTTCTTGAGTGTAAAGCGCTTCGCGTTCCTTCTTCACAGCCGCTTTTGCTGCATCCATGACTGCTTGCTTCTGCTCTTCAGTATAAGAGTCGAATTTTTTACCATTAATCAAAAGGAAACGAGTCGTGTAATCATGGCCAGTTTCAGTGATGTATTTTCCGTTTTCAGTCTTGTGGTGGTTTTGCTGGACAAAGTAAGGATAAGCATTTTCAGCTGCGTCAACTACCCCTTGTTGAAGAGCTTGATACAGTTCGCCCCAGGCTACAGATGTTGGTACAGCTCCTGTTTCTTCCCAATAGTTAGCTACCGCTCCAGATGTCTGAGTACGATACTTCAATCCTTCAATGTCTTCAAGAGAATTTAAAGGCTTCTTACCATAATAATGGCGCACACCTGCTGTCCAGTATCCTAACAATTTGAAGTCATTGTTAGATTTTTTGTTAATGATATCGGCCATTTGATTACCAATCTCACCGTCAACGACTTTTTCCCAGTGATCATAGCTGTCAAAAACGTATGGTAGCGCAAATAAATCAATTTCCTTAATTCCAGTTTTGGACATGAAACCAGGTGATACAAGCACCACGTCTGCCCCACCAAGCTTCAGCTTCTCAACAAGTTCCGACTCACTCGTTCCAAGGGTTCCTGCATGCACTTCAACTTCAATGTTTGCATCAGAACTCTCAGCAGCTTTTTTGAATTCTTCCATCCCAATCTGGTAAGGGTTTTCAGGTGACGTTTGGTTATGCGCAGCAACGATTTTAATCTTCCCTCCATCACCGGACTGACCGTTTGCTTCTTCTCCATTTCCTCCACATGCTGCAAGGACGAGGCTCATCATTCCAACTACGAATAAAGCGATTGTCTTTTTCAAAACAAGTTCCTCCTTTAAAAATTTAATTGAATCCGCTTCCAATTTATCCAATCGAAGCTGGTATTAAAGAGATTTTTTTCGTGAAATCCTTAGCTCGTTGCTCTAAATGATGAAAATCCGTGTCCGTCTTCAATTCTTTAACATTAACAAGTTGGCTTCCGATTCCGACCACTTCTGCTCCATGGTTAAAGTAGTCCATCATATTATTGAATGTGATCCCACCTGTTGCCATCAATGAAATATGTGGGAGCGGGCCATGGATATTCTTGATGTAATCTGGTCCCAGAGTGTTTGCTGGAAATACTTTCACCATAGAGGCACCTGCCTCGTAAGCTGTCACCATTTCTGTCGGTGTAAAAGCACCCGGAATACAAGGAATTCCATAACGGGCTGACAACTGGATGGTTTCAACTTTTAACGTTGGGGATACGATAAATTCAGCACCTGCTGAAATCATTTGCCTGGCTGTTTCTGGATCGAGAACCGTGCCGGCACCGAGGATTAGCCTGTCACCAAGTTTCTGATTCACAAGTTTGATCAAGTTAGAAGCATTTGGAGTCTCGGCTGTTATTTCAACAGCCTGGATGCCTCCACGAACTAAAGCTTCACATATTGGCAAAATATTATCTTCATTCGTTTTGCGAATAACCGGAATGATTTTCGCTTGTTTAATCTTCTCTAATGTGCTCATTCAACTGTCTCCTTCCTACTCCAAATTCGCATGCCGACTTGTCATTTCTTCATACGATGCTTCGTTGGTTTGCTCTAAGGTATAGATAATGATGCTATCGAGCAGAAGGTGGACCGATTGATCAAATTGATTTCCAAGCGGCTGTATCGTTTCTGGCTCCTCCAGCCTACGTTTCTTTGTTGCTGCTGGGACGACTAGAAGCTGATCACTTACTTCTGCGATTTTAGATTGTGCGTTCGTGGTGACTAAGGCCACTTCCGCACCTGCTTCTTTTGCACTTACTGCATAATGGGACAGTGAATTTGTTGAGCCTGAGCCAGAGATGACAACTAACAAGTCGTCTTTTTCAATATTCGGCGTGATTGTTTCTCCAATAACAAACACCTGGTACCCCCCGTGCATCAATCTCATCGCAAACGCTTTTCCCATTAAACCTGAACGGCCTTCACCTGCAATAAAGATTCGACTGGCATGTTGAATAGCTTTAGAAAAAGATTCGGCTTCACCCTCGTTTACTTGGCTAAGCACCTGAGATACTTCATATGACACCGTGTGAATCGTCTGCTTCATACTCGTTCATCCTTTCCTTCATCCTTATAGCGGTTTGTTTAGGGTTAGAGGATTTTGTGATGGCGCTTCCAACAATGACTGCATCTGGTTGATGGGTTAAAATATTTGAGAGGATATCTTCATTTATGCCTCCTGCAACGGCAACATCAAGGTCTGGATAATCCTTTGTCAATTGAAACGCACTAACGTCAAAACCACCTTGTTCCTGCATGTCTTTTCCAAAATGGAGACTGACTAAATCGACGCCTAGGTTCGCCAATTCATGAATTCGTAGCTGGTCCTGAACTCCTAAAAGGTCGACCATTATGCGTCCGCTGAATTTTCTGGCTACTTTTAACGTATCTGAAATGGTTTGATCAGCTGAAAAAGCCATCACTGTTGTAATGTCTGCCCCTGCTTCAAAAGCTTGAGCCGCTTCGTGCCTACCAGCATCACATGTCTTCATGTCAGCAACAATGGTGCAAGATGGATAAGCTATACGGATTTTTCTAATGATTTCCATTCCATACTCTTTGATTACTCCAGTACCGACTTCAATCCAATCGATAGATTCGTAGGTTTCTTCAATCAAATGCAGGCAAGTTTCTTCATCAAGCCTGTCAAGCGCCAATTGAAGATTCATAGGATCCTCACCTTTCGACGTATTCTTTTTCACCTAACTTCACTTGTACATCTTCAAGCTCAGGCAGTCCTTCATTATCGCCGTATACACTCACAACCATAGAACCTATGGTGTTGGCAAAATGAAGCGTTCTCTTTAAAGACCACTTATTTAACAGACCATAAACAAATCCTGCATCAAAACCATCACCAGCTCCTACCGTATCAACAACTTTAGAAGGAGGAACAGCTGGCATCGAAAGGGTTTGTCCGTCGTGATGGGCAATAGCCCCTTCAGCACCTTTTTTAACAGCTACGCTTAGGATTCCAAACCGTTTACAAGCCTGAATAATTTTTTCAGGTTCGTTTTCTCCTAAGAGTATATCTGCCTCTTCTGTTCCTGTGAGCATAATGTCGATGTAAGGTAACAACTGAGTCAGCCAATAGTTCGCTTCTTCTTTGCTCCAAAGCTTCAATCGAATGTTTGGGTCGAACGAGATGAGAGCGCCTTGGTCTTTGGCAATGGTTATCGCGCGTTTCATGAGATTTATATTTTTTTCAGGACTTATGGCAGCGAATACACCTGTAACATGGAAAAGGCGTACATTTCGAAAAGCTTGTGAATCAACCGTGTGTTCTGTAAGTGTCTCTGTCGGGGATTTTTCCCGGTAATAAAAAGTCCTGCCGCTCCCGTCTTCTAAAATTTCTTTAAAGTTTAACGAGGTAGAATAGTTATCCATCAACTTCACAGAAGAAACATCAATTCCCTCTCCTCTTGCAAAATTACGGATGTATTTCCCAAACTCATCATTTCCTAGGCGACTTACCCATCCAGTCTTTAGTCCAAGCCTGGCACAGCCAATAGCAAAATTGAATTCTGCACCTCCTGCTTTCCTCTCAAAAGATGTAGAATATCTCATTGGACCGTTGTGAGATGGATCGAATGTGATCATCGCATCTCCCATCGTCATAACATCCTTCATCAATGACCCTCCTTCTACGATTAAACAGAATCTCGCACCATCAATTTCGGTTCAAAACGAAAGTCCGGACGATCATCCTTTATCTTCTTTTTGCTGATCTTATCGAGTAAAACTTCTGCTGCCATTTTCCCCATTTTGAAAGTAGGCTGAGCGACTGTGGTTATCGCTGGTGTGTAGAAGCTTGCGAATGATACATCATCAATACCAATGACCGCGAGCTCTTCAGGGATGCGAATATGATTTTGTTTTACGTACTTTAATACTTCTATTAATACGAGATCGTTTCCAGCTACAATGGCTTCTGGTGGTGTATCGAGATTTAGCAGTTCGTTAAGCCTATCCTGAATTTCCGATGGCTCAGCACTCTTAACGTAATTTTCATTTAATTGTAACCCGTGCTTACGAATTGCTTCTTCGTATCCCTGAATACGTTCAAGCCTCGGTGTAATGTGATTAATGATTGACGTAGTGATTATACCGATCTTTTCATAACCTTTTTGCACTAGGTGGTCGACCGCTAACTGTGATGCCTTCTCGTTATCTAGCAGGACCGCTGATACCGGTATGTCTTGAACGGAACGGTCGAGAAAAACAACTGGATACTGATCATCAAGCATGCGCTGATAAAGTTCTCGGTTGTTACCCGTGGGAAAAATAATTAGTCCATCCACTTGCTTTGCCCGTAACATTTCAATATAATGTTTTTCTTTATCGGGATCATCGTCCGCATTACAGATGATTGTGTGAAAATCAGATCCATTGCAAAAATCTTCTATCGCCCTTGTAACCTCTGTTGTGAAGGTGTGCAAGATATTGGCGACGATCACGCCGATCGTTTTTGTAGATTTTTGTTTCAAGCTGCGGGCAACAATGTTCGGCTGGTAACCAAGTTCTTCAATCGCTGCCTTCACTTTTTCCTTTGTTTTTTCGCCCATATAGTCATATCGTTTATTTAAGTATTGAGATACTGTGCTCTTCGAAACATTCGCTTGAGCTGCAACATCTGCAATCGTCACTTTTCTCATTTTCAAATCTCCAATATTCTGAATTTCTTTTAACTAAACCGATTTAGTAAATCGATTTAGTAACAGTATAAATGTGATGAAAGCGTTTTACAACCCAAATTTTCAAAAAGTTTTAGTTTAGTTCTAATTATCTATATCATTTACTTTTTAAGTAAAAAACACCACCCTAGCTTAGGGTGGTGTTTACCTCTTACTTTCTTCTTTTTATAGATTCGATGTATTCTTCTAATTGATCAAAAGCCCCATTAAATCCCTGTTTTAATTGATCCTGAGATTGTTCGAAAGCCTCCCTTTCTTCCTCTGTGACATAAATTGGCTCCCCTTTAAAATGAACAGTAGTCACGCCATCCTCCTCTGAAAAGGTAACCGTGTTTACCACTTCCATTGGCCAATAATCATGATACGGCCCACGGGTTAATTTGCCTTTCTCATTTAAGTAGGAATGCACGTAGGTCAGTTTTTCCGGTCCCTCTAACTCGCGATAGTTAAACTTCCCCCATACCGGACGACCTTGGTTGTCGCTCTCTTTATATTGGTAGTCGCCTCCCTTTCGAGTGAGATCCTGCTCTTTCACTTCGACCGCGTCTTCTCTAGGGGCCCACCAGTGATGCAGGTGTTCGGACTCTGTCCATGCTTCATACAGGATGTCTCTTGGGGCGTGAAACGTTCGTGTCATCGTGAATTTCTTAGGGTGATCGGACATTAGAAATCCTCCTTGTAAATGAAGTCTATTTATACCAAATCCACCTTACCATTCTCGTTGAACACCGTTTGGATGGGAGCTTGCACCATTTGAGATGATGTTTGCACCATACTCAGCGCGTCTTGCATCATTTTAGATGCACCTTACACTATTTCGGACGAGTTATGCACCCATTCCCTGTTCAACACCTTTTCACACAAAAAACTGCCGCACCTTTAAGGTACGGCAGTCTTCATGTTACGCGATCACCATTTTCTTCGAGTTGGCTAGCTTGCGGATCAAGGGAAGTTTGGATAGATCCATGTTCCCTCCACTCAAAATCACACCGCAACGCTGACTGTCAGAAGAAGCTTGCCCGCTAAGAAGACCGGCTAACGCTGTAGCGCCTGCTCCTTCAACGAGTGTCTTCTCTCTTTCCAATAACATCAGCATGGCTTTAGCGATTTCTTGCTCATCGACTGTGATGACTTGATCCACATACTTTTGGATGCAAGAAAAGGTGAGTTTCCCTTTTTCCTTCACAGCGATTCCATCAGCAATCGTAGCAACGGAAGTCAGCTTTTCAGGTCCTTTTTTATAAAGGGCATTGTAAGTGGACGGGGCTTTGGCGGATTGGACACCGATGACTCGGATATCTGGCTTCAGCTGTTTGGCTGCGAATGCCACTCCGCTGATTAGGCCGCCCCCACCGATTGGAACATATAAGGTATCGAGGTCCGGCTGCTGTTGAAGCATTTCAACAGCAATCGTTCCTTGGCCGGCCATGACGTCGTAATCGTCAAACGGGTGAAGGAAGGTTGCCCCTAAGCGTTCCTGCTCCTTCATGGCCGCCTGATAGGCTTCCTGAAAGGACTCGCCTGTGAGAACGACTCTTGCTCCATAGCCTTCTGTCGCTTCAACTTTTGCCCGTGGTGTTGCTTCCGGCATGAAGATTTTCGCTTGGATACCACGTTTTGTTGCAGCGAGAGCTACGCCCTGGGCGTGGTTGCCGGCAGAGGCAGCGATAACTCCACGCCGAGCCTCTTCATCCGTTAAGCTTTCCACTTTGTAAGAAGCACCTCTCACTTTAAATGCTCCTGTTTTTTGCTGGTTTTCCATTTTCAAGTACACGTCTTGACCGGTTTGCTGATTGAGGGTCGCCGATGTTTCTAAAGGCGTCCGGTGAATCACCTCTTGTAATTTTTCATGTGCATCCATTACTTTTGCTAGCGTTAAGAAATCCCCAACGTCTTCACTCCCTTTGAATTTGTTTTTTCGAATTGATCGATTTGATCTTCATACGTTAACGTCACAGCAATTTCATCCCAGCCATTCAACAACATTTCTTTGTGATAAGGCTGGATATCGAAGGAAACGTCTTGTTCCCCGTCAGAGATAACTTGCTGTTCCAGGTCGACGCTTAGTTCGTATGGCTGATCGCTTGCTTTTTGAATCCATTGTTCCGTTACGGACTTTGGCAGCTGGATCGGCAGGATACCGTTCTTAAAGCAGTTGCTGTAAAAAATATCAGCAAAACTCGGGGCAACTACGACGCGGAAGCCGTAATCCTGAATCGCCCACGGAGCATGCTCACGAGAAGACCCGCATCCGAAGTTTTCACCGCCTACAAGAATCGAGGCACCGTCATACATCGGATCATTCAGCGAAAAGTCTTCTCTTGGCGTCCCATCGTCATGGAAACGCCAGTTGTAGAAAAGGAATTGTCCAAATCCCTGTCGTTCAATTCGTTTCAAAAATTGCTTCGGAATAATTTGGTCTGTATCCACATTCGAGCGGTTAAG
It contains:
- a CDS encoding LacI family DNA-binding transcriptional regulator gives rise to the protein MRKVTIADVAAQANVSKSTVSQYLNKRYDYMGEKTKEKVKAAIEELGYQPNIVARSLKQKSTKTIGVIVANILHTFTTEVTRAIEDFCNGSDFHTIICNADDDPDKEKHYIEMLRAKQVDGLIIFPTGNNRELYQRMLDDQYPVVFLDRSVQDIPVSAVLLDNEKASQLAVDHLVQKGYEKIGIITTSIINHITPRLERIQGYEEAIRKHGLQLNENYVKSAEPSEIQDRLNELLNLDTPPEAIVAGNDLVLIEVLKYVKQNHIRIPEELAVIGIDDVSFASFYTPAITTVAQPTFKMGKMAAEVLLDKISKKKIKDDRPDFRFEPKLMVRDSV
- a CDS encoding SRPBCC family protein yields the protein MSDHPKKFTMTRTFHAPRDILYEAWTESEHLHHWWAPREDAVEVKEQDLTRKGGDYQYKESDNQGRPVWGKFNYRELEGPEKLTYVHSYLNEKGKLTRGPYHDYWPMEVVNTVTFSEEDGVTTVHFKGEPIYVTEEEREAFEQSQDQLKQGFNGAFDQLEEYIESIKRRK
- the ilvA gene encoding threonine ammonia-lyase, with the translated sequence MDAHEKLQEVIHRTPLETSATLNQQTGQDVYLKMENQQKTGAFKVRGASYKVESLTDEEARRGVIAASAGNHAQGVALAATKRGIQAKIFMPEATPRAKVEATEGYGARVVLTGESFQEAYQAAMKEQERLGATFLHPFDDYDVMAGQGTIAVEMLQQQPDLDTLYVPIGGGGLISGVAFAAKQLKPDIRVIGVQSAKAPSTYNALYKKGPEKLTSVATIADGIAVKEKGKLTFSCIQKYVDQVITVDEQEIAKAMLMLLEREKTLVEGAGATALAGLLSGQASSDSQRCGVILSGGNMDLSKLPLIRKLANSKKMVIA
- the leuD gene encoding 3-isopropylmalate dehydratase small subunit, which gives rise to MEPLKKHEGLVYPLNRSNVDTDQIIPKQFLKRIERQGFGQFLFYNWRFHDDGTPREDFSLNDPMYDGASILVGGENFGCGSSREHAPWAIQDYGFRVVVAPSFADIFYSNCFKNGILPIQLPKSVTEQWIQKASDQPYELSVDLEQQVISDGEQDVSFDIQPYHKEMLLNGWDEIAVTLTYEDQIDQFEKTNSKGVKTLGIS